In the Chryseobacterium sp. MYb264 genome, one interval contains:
- the aceA gene encoding isocitrate lyase, whose product MKTKQEKIQELEKDWLDNPRWNGVKRPYTAEDVLKLRGSYQLDYTIATEMSKKFWTKLNSQDFVAGLGALTGNQAVQEVDAGLEAIYLSGWQVAADANLSGEMYPDQSLYPSNSVPSVVKKINNALLRADQIQSVNGGGEKEYLVPIIADAEAGFGGNLNAYELMKQMIEAGAAAVHFEDQLSSAKKCGHLGGKVLVPTQEAVNKLISARLAADVLGVPTVIIARTDADAADLLTSDIDDRDKKFVTGKRTSEGFYVVKNGVEQGIDRGLSYAPYADLIWMETSNPDLEMARKFAEGIRTKFPDKMLAYNCSPSFNWAAKLSVDEMLNFREELGKMGYKFQFITLAGFHALNTAMFELALAYKEKGMAGYSELQEREFALQKQGFRAVKHQSFVGTGYFDEIQNIVTNGSAATVAMRDSTETAQFH is encoded by the coding sequence ATGAAAACAAAACAGGAAAAAATTCAGGAATTAGAAAAAGATTGGCTGGATAATCCACGTTGGAATGGCGTGAAAAGACCTTACACAGCCGAAGATGTACTGAAACTTCGAGGTTCTTACCAATTAGATTATACGATTGCTACCGAAATGTCAAAGAAATTCTGGACAAAACTCAATTCTCAGGATTTTGTTGCCGGATTAGGAGCTTTAACTGGAAATCAAGCGGTTCAGGAAGTTGATGCGGGGCTGGAAGCAATTTATCTTTCAGGTTGGCAAGTTGCAGCAGATGCTAATTTGTCTGGTGAAATGTATCCCGATCAATCTTTGTACCCATCGAATTCAGTACCTTCTGTTGTGAAGAAAATAAATAATGCATTATTAAGGGCAGATCAAATTCAATCCGTAAACGGAGGTGGAGAAAAAGAATATTTAGTTCCAATAATCGCCGATGCAGAAGCAGGTTTTGGCGGAAATTTAAATGCTTATGAATTAATGAAGCAAATGATTGAGGCGGGAGCGGCAGCAGTACATTTTGAAGATCAGTTATCTTCTGCGAAAAAATGTGGGCATTTGGGTGGAAAAGTTTTGGTTCCGACTCAAGAAGCGGTTAATAAGCTAATATCGGCTCGTTTAGCAGCAGATGTTTTGGGAGTACCGACTGTAATTATTGCTAGAACAGATGCAGATGCGGCAGATTTGTTGACTTCAGATATTGATGACAGGGATAAAAAGTTTGTGACAGGGAAAAGAACTTCCGAAGGTTTCTATGTTGTGAAAAATGGTGTAGAGCAGGGAATTGACAGAGGTTTATCTTATGCTCCTTATGCCGATTTGATCTGGATGGAAACGTCAAATCCGGATCTGGAGATGGCAAGAAAATTTGCAGAAGGAATTCGTACAAAATTTCCAGATAAAATGTTGGCTTATAACTGTTCACCTTCTTTTAATTGGGCTGCAAAATTAAGTGTCGATGAAATGCTGAATTTCCGAGAAGAATTGGGAAAAATGGGTTACAAATTCCAGTTTATTACATTGGCTGGTTTTCATGCTTTGAATACTGCGATGTTTGAATTAGCTTTGGCATATAAAGAAAAAGGAATGGCAGGTTATTCTGAATTGCAGGAACGCGAATTTGCTTTGCAGAAGCAGGGTTTCAGAGCGGTAAAACATCAGTCTTTTGTTGGGACAGGATATTTTGATGAAATTCAAAATATTGTAACCAATGGTTCGGCAGCAACAGTGGCGATGAGAGATTCTACAGAAACAGCACAGTTTCATTAA